The Brevinema andersonii genomic sequence AATTCCGTTTCAAACGCGAATCAATATCAAATCCTTTTTCCTGACCAATCAACATCACTTTTTCATCACCCAGCATTGCCCAACCAGTAACAATAGCACCATCATCACCAAAATAACGATCACCATGGAATTCCAAAAAATCATGAAACATGCCTTGGGTATAATCCAAAAATCCAGGACGTTCAGGATGTCGTGCTACTTGTGTAATTTGCCATGGTGTAAGATTTCCATAAATTTGCTGCAAGCGTTCTTGACGTTTTTTTTCTAAGACTTCAACTTTTAGCATATCAACAACAGGAGATTCACGTAACTCTGCCAAAAGCCCATCAAATTCTTTTATTTCATTTTCAAAATCCAAATAGTACATTTTATTCCTCTTAAGTATATATTAAGATTTTATCATTATATCTTATTATTATATTATCGTCAAGCATTACTTGAATAAAAATAAGAGCAATAAACTTGCCCTCACTTTTCTACTTTTTTCTGCTGTCTTTGTTGCTGTTTTGGTACCATAATGAAAACTTTTTCCATTTTAACAGGCTGAATTGGTCTGTCATTAAGATCAACTTTTACTCTTCCAATTTTCCTGACAATATCCATTCCCCTAATGACTTGACCAAAAATAGCATGCTTACCGTCGAGCCAAGTGGTTGGCGCCAACGTAATGAAAAATTGCGAGCCACCAGTATTTGGACCTGCATTAGCCATTGATAATACGCCAGCTTGAGAATGTTTGAGTCGGCTACTAAATTCATCTCTTATTGTATAGCCTGGACCCCCCGTACCATTACCGTTTGGGTCACCGGTTTGAATCATAAAATTATCAATCACACGATGAAAAATTAATCCGTTATAAAAACCTTTATTGGCTAATTTAATAAAATTACTAGCTGTAACTGGACTTTTGTCGACAAAAAGCTCGACCGTTATCTCGCCAAGCGACGTTTTAATAAGCGCTGTGGGATTTTGGGGATTGACAGGTTGTATTAACTGAGCATGCATAATAGGACCTCCTAAAAACGCGACACTTATCAAAATACCTAAAAATTTCATAGGTACCTCCATAATTGATACTTTTTAAAATAATATTAGCACATTTTTTTTATTTATGCAATTTTTGCAATTTATAAAATTTTCTGTCATAATACTAAGAATTTCAATTGGGATTATCATGCATTATGAATGAAAGATTACGCTTTCGTATTTTATCCTTCTGTATTTTTTTTAGTTTTGGGCTGGCTAGTATAAGGCTTTTTCGAATCACCATCTTCCCTGATGATAGGCTAAAAACATCATATACACGTTCTTTTGTACCGCGCGGTAACATTTATGACAGACGTGGGCGTTTGCTGGCAGGCATTTCATCTAGCCGTTCGCTTTTTGCGAGACCTGCACGGATACCAAATGAACTTAAAATATACATCAAAAACTACCTGCATTCTACTGGCTATTTTTCAGAAAACGAACTGACACAATTTGATAAAAATGACAGAAATTTTGTTTATGTGAAACGAGATATGACACCATCTATTACAGCTCCGGTGACAGCATTGCTTCGGGCCCTCAAAAATGAAGGTTATCTCAGAAATGATGAATTAGGACTTACTTCAGAAGAATCACGTTTTTATCCGTATGATTTTCTATCTGCTATCATTGGAACTCTAGGTCGCGACAGTGCCGGCTTATATGGCATAGAATATACGCTTAATTCTTCGTTAGAGCAAGGCCTTAATATCACTTCAACGTTAGATGCTGAAATTTCACGAATAGCTTATGAAGAACTGAGTAAAGCTGTTGTTGATTCTCAGGCGCAGAGTGGAAGTGTTGCTATTATGGACCTGAAAAAACGCGAAATTCTTGCTTTAGTACAAGCAGGTGAATCTCAAAGTCAGGCTTTGT encodes the following:
- a CDS encoding peptidylprolyl isomerase; amino-acid sequence: MHAQLIQPVNPQNPTALIKTSLGEITVELFVDKSPVTASNFIKLANKGFYNGLIFHRVIDNFMIQTGDPNGNGTGGPGYTIRDEFSSRLKHSQAGVLSMANAGPNTGGSQFFITLAPTTWLDGKHAIFGQVIRGMDIVRKIGRVKVDLNDRPIQPVKMEKVFIMVPKQQQRQQKKVEK